A window of the Hevea brasiliensis isolate MT/VB/25A 57/8 chromosome 6, ASM3005281v1, whole genome shotgun sequence genome harbors these coding sequences:
- the LOC131180969 gene encoding lysine-specific demethylase JMJ26-like, with protein MPMMMEVFLVPQKKWVVVVIVYLLCPKRKQVVHPIHDQCFYLTLEHKKKLKEEFGIEPWTFEQRVGEAVFIPAGCPHQVRNLKSCTKVAVDFVSPENVQECLRLTKEFRQLPKNHRAREDKLEIKKMIIYAIAEAIKDLEELIQ; from the exons ATGCCAATGATGATGGAAGTATTTCTTGTGCCCCAAAAGAAATGGGTGGTTGTGGTGATTGTGTATTTATTGTGCCCCAAAAGAAAGCAGGTCGTCCATCCAATTCATGATCAGTGTTTCTACTTAACTTTGGAGCATAAaaagaagttgaaggaggaattTG GTATTGAACCTTGGACATTTGAACAAAGAGTTGGAGAAGCCGTATTTATTCCTGCTGGTTGCCCACACCAAGTTAGGAATCTCAAG TCATGTACAAAAGTTGCCGTAGATTTTGTCTCTCCTGAAAATGTCCAGGAGTGCCTTCGCTTAACCAAAGAGTTCAGACAACTTCCAAAGAACCACAGGGCTAGAGAAGACAAACTTGAG ATCAAGAAGATGATAATCTATGCAATTGCAGAAGCAATTAAAGATTTAGAAGAACTGATACAATGA